In the Hylaeus volcanicus isolate JK05 chromosome 1, UHH_iyHylVolc1.0_haploid, whole genome shotgun sequence genome, one interval contains:
- the LOC128884303 gene encoding nucleotide exchange factor Sil1 translates to MRANMIILTCLYLLPVILGNNEKNETKFVPTREWQSINKGTPIPAGSHVRHNFRTGVTEVKLMDNKDAEKKSSNESSSHSISNSLTLHPDMAVTEDHDSSIATEKSDLFDSPIEELKARLKKIKQGDTKTPPKLNDEHVQQIKQKFRDYDTLKNELKMLDVNITLDSELLSNYLQKFQTHSNAITMGTLTVLEVEEVLNILYNLEYLVHHIDHAKVFTDMQGMSKVISPCLNATNNEIKAEALRLLGAAVQSNPNVQLKALENDFVEKLLHILSTSTKLEVKSKCLFALGALIRQFPAAQKVWIDHGGVEIFGKILTDDQLQVQVRVMQLISDLITERQNLQEITDPEQLQLKTKAYAAADVEQKLLTYGYCKHLSNLMIKSFKEELSNQFKTENYNFLETITESMIIVVPVCNHHFKKNKETLLLIIQHLLKFYQSSDPAIKEDESDILKNLTLLIEKLQTTVTEILRDEL, encoded by the exons ATGCGGGCCAATATGATTATTCTaacttgtttatatttgttacCGGTAATTTTGGGCAACAACGAAAAAAACGAGACTAAATTTGTACCAACCCGAGAATGGCAATCTATAAACAAAG GTACTCCTATACCAGCAGGATCACATGTAAGGCACAATTTTCGAACTGGAGTAACAGAAGTTAAATTAATGGACAACAAAgatgcagaaaaaaaaagttctaaTGAGAGTTCTAGTCACTCTATTTCAAATTCGTTGACATTACATCCTGATATGGCAGTGACAGAAGACCATGATTCTTCTATAGCCACTGAAAAATCTGACTTGTTTGACTCTCCAATAGAAGAACTAAAAGccagattaaaaaaaattaaacaaggTGATACAAAGACACCgccaaaattaaat GATGAGCATGTTCAACAAATAAAGCAAAAGTTTCGAGATTATGATACTTTGAAAAATGAGCTCAAAATGTTAGATGTTAACATTACATTAGACTCTGAGTTActaagtaattatttacagaaatttcaaaCGCATAGTAATGCAATTACTATGGGAACTTTAACAGTTTTAGAAGTGGaagaagttttaaatattctatataatttgGAATACTTAGTTCACCATATTGATCATGCTAAAGTATTTACAGATATGCAAgg TATGAGTAAAGTTATATCTCCTTGTCTCAATGCaacaaacaatgaaataaaggCTGAAGCGTTACGACTTCTGGGTGCAGCTGTTCAGTCTAATCCTAATGTCCAACTTAAAGCATTGGAAAACGACTTTGTCGAAAAACTTTTGCATATATTGTCTACCAGTACTAAACTGGAGGTGAAGTCGAAATGTCTGTTTGCTCTGGGTGCCTTAATCAGACAATTTCCAGCAGCGCAAAAAGTTTGGATCGATCACGGTGGCGTGGAAATATTCGGGAAAATTCTAACGGACGATCAGTTGCAAGTGCAAGTGAGAGTAATGCAATTGATCAGTGATCTGATCACAGAGAGACAAAATTTACAAGAGATCACAGATCCCGAACAGTTACAGCTGAAAACAAAAGCATACGCGGCTGCGGATGTCGAACAAAAACTATTAACGTATGGTTACTGTAAGCATTTAAGCAATTTAATGATAAAAAGCTTCAAAGAGGAACTCAGTAATCAGTTTAAAACCGAGAATTATAACTTCCTAGAGACCATCACCGAAAGTATGATCATTGTTGTTCCTGTCTGTAATcatcactttaaaaaaaacaaagaaacgttACTACTTATTatacaacatttattaaaattttatcagaGCTCCGATCCTGCTATCAAAGAAGATGAAagtgatattttgaaaaatcttaccctattaattgaaaaattacaaacaacaGTTACCGAAATACTTCGCGACGAATTGTAG
- the LOC128884338 gene encoding nucleoplasmin-like protein isoform X1, with product MAEEYLYGITLEGPNCSEVWDPEHKNDDADGTNQHFGADQKLIIKMALLGPEAKPGELNVLQVEAMGLKGPIKTPIALLEMGKTAQIILDLSFPDPPVTFTLVKGSGPVHIVGHNLLGTHMEEFDDMDDEMEEENIDDDDDDKEPDVEEDDEDEPKKKNAKLTTAAKYKNQANKNKKK from the exons ATGGCAGAGGAGTATCTCTACG GAATCACTCTCGAAGGACCCAATTGCAGCGAGGTATGGGATCCGGAGCACAAGAATGATGACGCAGACGGCACGAACCAACATTTCGGAGCCGATCAGAAgcttattataaaaatg GCACTTTTAGGTCCAGAGGCTAAACCTGGGGAGCTTAACGTACTACAGGTAGAAGCAATGGGGTTAAAGGGACCAATTAAAACACCAATCGCTCTGCTGGAAATGGGAAAGACAGCACAGATTATTCTGGATCTCAGTTTTCCCGACCCTCCTGTTACGTTCACTTTGGTTAAAGGCAGTGGTCCTGTTCACATAGTAGGGCACAATCTTCTTG ggACACACATGGAAGAGTTCGACGATATGGAcgatgaaatggaagaagagaacatcgacgacgatgacgatgataAG GAACCAGACGTCGAGGAAGATGATGAAGATGAACCCAAGAAGAAGAATGCCAAATTAACAACTGCAGccaaatacaaaaatcaagCTAAtaagaacaagaaaaaataa
- the LOC128884338 gene encoding nucleoplasmin-like protein isoform X2, whose amino-acid sequence MAEEYLYGITLEGPNCSEVWDPEHKNDDADGTNQHFGADQKLIIKMALLGPEAKPGELNVLQVEAMGLKGPIKTPIALLEMGKTAQIILDLSFPDPPVTFTLVKGSGPVHIVGHNLLGTHMEEFDDMDDEMEEENIDDDDDDKALQKKRKHSAEGKKNGTKRARMDEAVDK is encoded by the exons ATGGCAGAGGAGTATCTCTACG GAATCACTCTCGAAGGACCCAATTGCAGCGAGGTATGGGATCCGGAGCACAAGAATGATGACGCAGACGGCACGAACCAACATTTCGGAGCCGATCAGAAgcttattataaaaatg GCACTTTTAGGTCCAGAGGCTAAACCTGGGGAGCTTAACGTACTACAGGTAGAAGCAATGGGGTTAAAGGGACCAATTAAAACACCAATCGCTCTGCTGGAAATGGGAAAGACAGCACAGATTATTCTGGATCTCAGTTTTCCCGACCCTCCTGTTACGTTCACTTTGGTTAAAGGCAGTGGTCCTGTTCACATAGTAGGGCACAATCTTCTTG ggACACACATGGAAGAGTTCGACGATATGGAcgatgaaatggaagaagagaacatcgacgacgatgacgatgataAG GCACtgcaaaagaaacgaaagcaTTCTGCAGAGggtaaaaaaaatggtacgaAGCGTGCCAGGATGGATGAAGCTGTAGACAAAtag
- the LOC128884320 gene encoding trichohyalin-like yields the protein MQNISSRSSFNKSTDANVFCTNTQCQIANEELVDLRQQVSNLQETVVSLENTIHIKDGQLQNMQRDNERLSTELKKQQRCIRNIKQQLDDERFFYQREKDYYNDELQRQKTRCVTGTSRLQQQQKELEDARNSLEEENKSLREELNVKAETTYNLCIKFLRMKYAKDSLREKLNQLLNEHLQVMADMMEKLDEGRGELNIIVSEKFQEPLPLSKAKFLRVVQRNARLVHENAMLKVQIQHLTLNIEKLKCYSQKPKLINVDAKIIAKLAAHSGKKYRKESTRWLPLRSNEDETEKTAPLDKLPNYQDPVDYSGDAKLISKIQSSNSRKQVNTAVREIQTEETNEFRKERAHSAPEIFRTKAQPSGSTILQTDSFVGSRDASTNT from the exons ATGCAGAATATCAGTTCAAGAAGTAGctttaataaaagtacagaTGCGAAtgttttttgtacaaatacaCAATGTCAAATTGCTAACGAAGAGTTAGTCGATTTACGCCAACAG GTGAGTAACTTGCAAGAAACGGTCGTATCGTTAGAAAACACCATACATATAAAGGATGGGcaattgcaaaatatgcaacGAGATAACGAGAGATTATCGACCGAGCTAAAGAAGCAACAAAGATGCATCAGGAACATCAAAC agCAGTTGGACGACGAAAGGTTTTTCtatcaaagagaaaaagattATTACAACGATGAATTACAGCGGCAGAAAACACGTTGCGTTACTGGAACGTCGCGActgcaacaacaacaaaaggAACTGGAAGATGCACGAAATTCCttggaagaagaaaacaagTCGTTGCGGGAAGAGTTAAACGTAAAAGCTGAGACAACGTACAATTTGTGTATAAAGTTTTTAAGAATGAAGTACGCGAAAGATTCGTTGAGAGAAAAACTAAATCAGCTGTTGAACGAGCACCTGCAAGTAATGGCAGACATGATGGAAAAGCTAGACGAGGGTAGAGGAGAACTTAACATTATCGTATCcgaaaaatttcaagaacCCCTGCCTTTAAGCAAAGCAAAATTCTTACGG GTGGTGCAAAGAAATGCACGACTAGTTCACGAGAACGCGATGCTCAAAGTCCAAATACAGCACCTCACtctaaatatagaaaaattgaagtgtTACTCACAGaaaccaaaattaattaacgtggATGCTAAAATCATCGCCAAATTGGCCGCGCATAGCGGGAAGAAGTATAGGAAGGAATCCACGAGATGGCTGCCGCTCCG GTCGAACGAAGACGAGACCGAGAAGACTGCGCCGCTCGATAAACTTCCGAATTATCAAGATCCCGTCGATTATTCTGGTGACgcgaaattaatatcaaaaattcaatcgagCAACTCGAGAAAACAGGTAAATACCGCGGTACGAGAAATTCAGACTGAAGAAACTAACGAATTCCGAAAGGAACGTGCGCATAGCGCCCCGGAAATCTTTCGGACGAAAGCTCAACCAAGTGGCTCGACGATTCTTCAAACAGATTCTTTTGTTGGCTCTCGCGATGCTTCCACGAATAcgtaa